The Sesamum indicum cultivar Zhongzhi No. 13 linkage group LG6, S_indicum_v1.0, whole genome shotgun sequence genome has a segment encoding these proteins:
- the LOC105164390 gene encoding B3 domain-containing transcription factor NGA1 isoform X1, which translates to MNFMSGRPGFYEDISGTRGTSSSSSSSSSSSFQHKGLPLYAHQRHQEAYGQPPESSPTNNGSAGDEESDFDHMLVRRGAEGMSSTGAAAVVIEREHMFDKVVTPSDVGKLNRLVIPKQHAEKYFPLDSSTNEKGLLLNFEDRNGKPWRFRYSYWNSSQSYVMTKGWSRFVKEKKLDAGDIVSFQRGVGESGKDRLFIDWRRRPDAPELPPPIPTLSIPHQFSFHRSIHPWNPLYLQPPSRDYSHLLQPSTISTTHQYQSHHYHQHHLPTGYAAPYAYNNSVVNGNPCPPGSIMYLRSGPGGGGSGGGAGVLGPQELGLVHAQRGSGVGVEQMVFESVPVVQGKAAAKRLRLFGVTMDCPISESDECDILSSTTLPHSTTMPDQQQLPPFDSSSSSSIPYLQLRPYNHSDDDDDNDKGKGAAMSLDLDI; encoded by the coding sequence ATGAATTTCATGTCGGGTAGGCCAGGGTTTTATGAAGACATTTCTGGGACTAGAGGTACTTCATCCTCTtcctcatcatcttcttcctcttcttttcaacACAAGGGTCTTCCCCTTTACGCCCACCAACGTCACCAAGAAGCCTACGGCCAACCGCCGGAATCATCCCCCACCAACAATGGCAGCGCCGGGGACGAGGAGTCCGATTTCGATCACATGCTTGTCCGAAGAGGTGCAGAGGGCATGAGCAGCACCGGTGCGGCTGCTGTGGTGATCGAGAGGGAGCACATGTTCGATAAAGTGGTGACGCCGAGCGATGTGGGCAAGCTGAATCGGTTGGTCATACCCAAACAGCACGCCGAGAAATACTTCCCGTTGGACTCGTCGACCAACGAGAAGGGACTCTTGTTGAATTTCGAGGACAGGAATGGGAAGCCGTGGCGATTCAGGTACTCTTACTGGAACAGCAGCCAGAGCTATGTGATGACTAAGGGTTGGAGCAGATTTGTGAAGGAGAAGAAGCTGGACGCCGGGGATATTGTGTCCTTCCAGCGGGGAGTGGGTGAGTCGGGGAAGGATCGGCTTTTCATCGACTGGAGGCGCCGCCCAGATGCGCCGGAGCTCCCGCCTCCTATACCCACCTTGTCAATCCCGCACCAATTCTCTTTTCACAGGTCTATTCACCCCTGGAATCCCCTCTATTTGCAGCCACCGTCCAGGGACTATTCACACTTGCTCCAGCCCAGCACCATTTCAACTACACatcaatatcaatcacatcaCTATCATCAGCATCATCTTCCCACCGGCTATGCAGCCCCTTACGCCTATAACAACAGCGTCGTCAATGGAAACCCTTGCCCGCCCGGCTCAATTATGTACCTAAGATCGGGCCCAGGCGGAGGGGGAAGCGGAGGTGGAGCAGGCGTTTTGGGTCCGCAAGAGTTGGGACTAGTGCACGCGCAAAGAGGGAGTGGGGTTGGGGTTGAACAAATGGTATTCGAGTCGGTGCCGGTGGTCCAAGGCAAGGCTGCAGCAAAGCGACTGAGGCTGTTCGGCGTGACCATGGATTGTCCCATTTCTGAGTCAGATGAATGTGATATACTGTCCTCTACCACCCTACCCCATTCCACCACAATGCCAGACCAGCAACAGTTGCCCCCTTTcgattcttcttcttcttcctcaatTCCTTATCTCCAGTTAAGGCCTTACAATCACAGCGACGACGACGACGACAACGACAAAGGCAAGGGCGCTGCAATGTCTTTAGACTTGGACATCTGA
- the LOC105164390 gene encoding B3 domain-containing transcription factor NGA1 isoform X2 has protein sequence MLVRRGAEGMSSTGAAAVVIEREHMFDKVVTPSDVGKLNRLVIPKQHAEKYFPLDSSTNEKGLLLNFEDRNGKPWRFRYSYWNSSQSYVMTKGWSRFVKEKKLDAGDIVSFQRGVGESGKDRLFIDWRRRPDAPELPPPIPTLSIPHQFSFHRSIHPWNPLYLQPPSRDYSHLLQPSTISTTHQYQSHHYHQHHLPTGYAAPYAYNNSVVNGNPCPPGSIMYLRSGPGGGGSGGGAGVLGPQELGLVHAQRGSGVGVEQMVFESVPVVQGKAAAKRLRLFGVTMDCPISESDECDILSSTTLPHSTTMPDQQQLPPFDSSSSSSIPYLQLRPYNHSDDDDDNDKGKGAAMSLDLDI, from the coding sequence ATGCTTGTCCGAAGAGGTGCAGAGGGCATGAGCAGCACCGGTGCGGCTGCTGTGGTGATCGAGAGGGAGCACATGTTCGATAAAGTGGTGACGCCGAGCGATGTGGGCAAGCTGAATCGGTTGGTCATACCCAAACAGCACGCCGAGAAATACTTCCCGTTGGACTCGTCGACCAACGAGAAGGGACTCTTGTTGAATTTCGAGGACAGGAATGGGAAGCCGTGGCGATTCAGGTACTCTTACTGGAACAGCAGCCAGAGCTATGTGATGACTAAGGGTTGGAGCAGATTTGTGAAGGAGAAGAAGCTGGACGCCGGGGATATTGTGTCCTTCCAGCGGGGAGTGGGTGAGTCGGGGAAGGATCGGCTTTTCATCGACTGGAGGCGCCGCCCAGATGCGCCGGAGCTCCCGCCTCCTATACCCACCTTGTCAATCCCGCACCAATTCTCTTTTCACAGGTCTATTCACCCCTGGAATCCCCTCTATTTGCAGCCACCGTCCAGGGACTATTCACACTTGCTCCAGCCCAGCACCATTTCAACTACACatcaatatcaatcacatcaCTATCATCAGCATCATCTTCCCACCGGCTATGCAGCCCCTTACGCCTATAACAACAGCGTCGTCAATGGAAACCCTTGCCCGCCCGGCTCAATTATGTACCTAAGATCGGGCCCAGGCGGAGGGGGAAGCGGAGGTGGAGCAGGCGTTTTGGGTCCGCAAGAGTTGGGACTAGTGCACGCGCAAAGAGGGAGTGGGGTTGGGGTTGAACAAATGGTATTCGAGTCGGTGCCGGTGGTCCAAGGCAAGGCTGCAGCAAAGCGACTGAGGCTGTTCGGCGTGACCATGGATTGTCCCATTTCTGAGTCAGATGAATGTGATATACTGTCCTCTACCACCCTACCCCATTCCACCACAATGCCAGACCAGCAACAGTTGCCCCCTTTcgattcttcttcttcttcctcaatTCCTTATCTCCAGTTAAGGCCTTACAATCACAGCGACGACGACGACGACAACGACAAAGGCAAGGGCGCTGCAATGTCTTTAGACTTGGACATCTGA